A genomic segment from Legionella quinlivanii encodes:
- a CDS encoding SDR family NAD(P)-dependent oxidoreductase encodes MVKMDKSVKSNSNFSEPLAIIGMNCLFPGMNADIEDCEAFHAMLMKAQTPIKEVPPNRWNINAYYDACRDKTNKIVSRKGGFLEDPYLFDADFFKISPVEAKQMDPQHRLFLEVAIRALNHANISTDTLAGSDTAVYCGLSTHEYNQLNIKDQIEFNEYTPVGVAASASVGRLCHYLNLKGQAMAVDTACSSSLSALYLAANALRTGQCQLAIVGGVHLNLCPENFIGVSRANMLSARGQCSSFDSQADGYVRSEGAAVVIVKRLSDAIKDGDTIQAVIKSLVMNQDGGGISMVSPNVEAQIAIHRNILADAAITPEDIDYIETHGTGTVAGDTVEFKAIETIHQGHHSETKPLIIGALKSNLGHTISCSGLASLIKVISALKHENIPPNLHFSNPNKSIHPEIIPALFPITAVSYKKQTHKKRIAQVTNFGFSGTNVSLLIEEAPEQPKQVTDEQEQECFVISANSENSLLQMLRQYPDYLKNSSDNLHDICLTLINCRNHYKFRCAILAKDKQELVQAIESTHCPIEKVTVKKDRLILDTPKAIYQQFMAGHNIKTSEDIAYNKVNLPLYCFDKKHFYHEPHAVEAIAPQLSAKDEPIAIIGMSCRFPKAPNLSEFLSLLEQGISGMDFIPLDRWDNDKFYDPNIETPGKLYVKQLGLLDNIKQFDANFFNISPREAKFMSPQLRIFMECSYHALEHANLSPDLIKNSKTGVFVGIGTNEYPRIMENSGLELEDLNIYFATGNVLNALAGRVAYAFDLHGPVQVVDTACSSSMTAIHNACLSLQAGDCSMAIAGGVNVILTPNSNITLSKAKMLSPDSRCKTFSEDADGYARSEGCGVIILKPLQAALKDKDTILAVIKGTAINSSGKSSGFTVPNGIAQEEVIRRALAKAKLNPEAIDYIEAHGTGTPLADPIEMNTLTRVFSSSHSQAHPLYVSSVKTNIGHSESASGVAGVIKTVLSLQNERLFKHLNFKKLNPEIELKNTVIPLETIHWPDTSDLKRAGVSSFGFSGANAHAVIEQAPERAVEKRAFSQEFLLILSAKSQKSLELLIARYEQYLSDTGDEFADICYTAATCRGHYLFRTILRASTAAQAASLIRKGLYLIYPLKKEERIYSQPLSLDELQTAWQEGSTFDWQAYYQSLNLRFEKVNLPLYEFDRQEYWFENKSTSTDTAIPDDWCFQLQWQTQALNTQNTGRDRKRWLLIGASELAAGFKNQDLSIIKPEENYSLKNLDGVIFAASLRSVPMDDIDTLLEFQKNNLKQLLNLVKELDAKHVDLKLIVLSHNGIAEFAGTPNLGNSSLAGFCKTLTLELPQFESILIDFDELNIPRIVDEIHYNHGGSYEHIVAYRQGKRLISRLKKIPLTDEKTPLNPKARYLISGGLGGLGLISAQALLASGARELILLGRNPEKPGIEERLKTIQLNYPDARIKTISLDITDSEKLKQLLIELNKDGLLKGIIHAAGAAVKASVLEHQHADVDYLFSAKVEGSWNLHELSQNIQLDFFIGYSSISSVFGSNKESVYSATNSFLDALMSYRRQLGLPGTAIQWGPWGEAGMSIKRARDQGLKESLISNAQGQEFIRTLLHSGVKQLTVISPKYLQFMLDFVHKPRPLFYQALAESLEQAADEKEPSSAGEPIYSSWLQHYVQCSEDKRLQSCKALVTEVCREILEISAQEPLDEDEGFFEIGFDSLMMTELASLLRKKLEPSLKLAATIGFDYPSISKLAQYIHSELGAQTIDHLTQPEVKPQEDDIAIIGMSCSFPKAADLDAFEALLEQGLSGIQDIPVERWDNRKYYDPNRNAPGKSYVSKMGLIDNIKGFDASFFGISPREAKLMDPQQRLFLECSYKALEHANYPPESLRGSLTGVFAGVGPNEYYASLEKSGFSNEELSTFSITGNVLNLIPGRVAYIFDFKGPSLSIDTSCSSALVAIHYACTSLKNGEIDYALAGGVNVLLMPESNVTLCRANALSPDGQCKTFDAEADGYARGEGCGVLFLKRLADAIRDKDAILAVIKASAVNNDGKAAGLTVPNGKSQEAVMLKALKQTGLSSEDISYIEAHGTGTPLGDPIEVHAIHNVYGQERRGSSLYLGSVKTNIGHLEAASGVAGMIKTVIGLQNKKIYKHLNFKHLNPNIKGRNPDIALQTLEWISPDHLRYAGVNSFGFSGTNAHVILQEFPDKALVRAPKSSQSYALILSAKSPTALEKLAERYQRFLKTTSAQFGDICFTAATCRDHYAYRLVLLAKDPVEAAQKISDGQLLYSWKNQTEHLEDTTALLKSLLLNYLQGKTIDWASFYHEQGGDFIKVKLPHYYFERAEYWADKKNDRALNVDQIHPLLGQMLTLPDNEFLFNQKTNAEFSDFLEQYQLFGKAIFPAAASIECGLSAAKLIFKESALCIEQFNMASYLAIGEALDLQLQVKPTDDNSFEIRHFSKQNEEWQLFSTMSLHSSESETPEQIDIEHLKSQYTQSYQPEQIYEKFKQQSLNCGKLFQVLQAVYINSDGLLAEIRFDRSNSGYYYHPALLDGIMQSAKFFLISEGNYLPCSFARMTSFQEAPKHIWAHFVRQSDTAGKDPIVNIKLYDHSGLLIARIEELVLKPVSRNDLNLYEVTLQNLYETQWQQLPPIRPAQELPEYLVIASDPQKAVQLLGDIKYRLFSNISQLMNPADKNIIFLYEQGQFYELVHCCQQLFKSRPQSFVLLTENAHAIHDGEQVNPYHSMANAFWRSFRNEWDFSRNFTVDLDDKSDLLSVLPYLLNPGEENQFTLREGVYVPRIKRKELGSHIEQKEQLFDNQSSCLITGGTGALAADLIDYLIERGAKHIIITSRSPCPPATENLIETARLKQVTIRHYQADASNYQQMEALFHKIQQKYPPLTAVFHLAGIVRDGLIINLSDEDLQTVLSSKMDSALILHQLSQSLPLKWFILFSSTASLLGARGQANYVAANGFLDGLAHFRKQQGLPALSINWGPFNAKGMTAKLTPGLQQFGFIPLEKENLNVLDCLLNADLAQIAVCRVHWDIYLKHSARQVELSDFAKNKAPVQYFFNALRQRSHAERTGLLSRVLCEITADVLALDNAGQIRAQSALFSLGVDSLMSIEIRNRIHDKLQCPNLSIPIEYFINDPSIEKIAENISQELQLIYEQSDSPAENRQWLREEVPLCDFQFSFWSMNTLNYGYNTSMQLQLHGRLNKDYVNRALDFVINQHAAFWLQFNQSIPTQTLKKRGEFRLIYKDISLNNESNLLSQEFYNNTMRLIELDHPPLIRAYLYKLNNDLHELHLVLPHIIVDDASCDIVFAEFRACYEALFQGKSLVPKPEKKSFLDYVKNNNSQYQKDLDNKISFWQEYNQDCHYLYFGAHHHLPDAAVYRPRHMHHYTINPGISSIIEWHAANNLNISSGLIAICQMVFHQMSQQQKIPIILIHTGREGSQYKSTVGLFSEYKRINLSHEDNISFIDRIKSVENELLKTAPFQRCSYFIKNTGINGSNFSISKQLIFWWNKWRLGKSFKEVINEKIVPYYLDYLSQSILLKKSSRLKLKLKKLFKWQLPLQKPDGLKVLINMTASVFGKEVADTQFADLHYSYPSYFGGLNRPIGNQNLWIYFSRNAEGDYQLSINGPLTPECMAQIACRFNEVIDELVKQIAGSQKQLEVQKKHTL; translated from the coding sequence GTGGTAAAAATGGATAAAAGTGTGAAATCAAACTCTAATTTCAGCGAACCGCTTGCAATTATCGGGATGAATTGCCTGTTTCCAGGCATGAATGCGGATATTGAGGATTGTGAAGCCTTCCATGCCATGTTGATGAAAGCCCAAACGCCAATAAAAGAGGTTCCGCCAAATCGCTGGAATATTAACGCTTATTATGATGCCTGCCGAGATAAAACTAATAAAATTGTCAGTCGTAAAGGCGGGTTTTTAGAAGATCCCTATCTTTTCGATGCCGATTTTTTTAAAATATCGCCGGTTGAGGCGAAACAAATGGATCCGCAGCACCGTCTTTTTTTAGAGGTGGCCATTCGCGCCTTAAATCATGCCAACATCAGCACTGATACGCTCGCGGGTTCTGATACCGCGGTGTATTGCGGGCTCTCCACCCATGAATACAATCAGCTAAACATTAAAGATCAAATCGAGTTCAATGAATATACCCCGGTAGGCGTGGCCGCAAGTGCCAGCGTGGGAAGACTCTGCCATTATCTGAATCTGAAAGGACAGGCGATGGCCGTGGATACCGCTTGCTCCTCTTCATTGTCCGCCTTGTATCTCGCGGCTAATGCTCTGCGAACAGGACAATGTCAGCTGGCGATTGTCGGAGGAGTCCATCTTAATCTTTGTCCGGAAAATTTTATTGGCGTCTCACGGGCCAATATGCTCTCCGCACGCGGTCAGTGCAGCAGTTTTGATAGTCAGGCCGATGGTTATGTACGCAGCGAGGGCGCTGCAGTGGTGATTGTAAAACGGCTAAGCGATGCGATAAAAGACGGGGATACCATTCAGGCCGTGATAAAAAGTCTGGTGATGAATCAGGATGGCGGCGGCATCAGCATGGTTTCTCCCAATGTAGAGGCGCAAATCGCCATACATAGGAATATTCTCGCGGATGCGGCAATAACTCCAGAAGACATTGATTATATTGAAACGCATGGAACCGGAACCGTCGCGGGAGATACTGTAGAATTCAAGGCAATCGAAACAATCCATCAAGGTCATCATTCAGAGACTAAGCCATTAATTATAGGCGCACTAAAAAGCAATCTTGGCCATACCATTTCCTGTTCAGGACTTGCTTCGCTGATTAAAGTGATCTCTGCCTTAAAACATGAAAATATTCCTCCCAACCTGCATTTTTCAAATCCAAATAAATCAATCCATCCCGAAATCATTCCAGCGCTGTTTCCAATAACCGCCGTTTCATATAAGAAGCAGACTCATAAGAAACGAATCGCCCAGGTGACCAATTTCGGCTTCAGCGGCACCAATGTCAGCCTTTTAATCGAAGAAGCACCAGAACAGCCAAAGCAGGTAACAGATGAGCAAGAACAGGAATGCTTTGTTATTTCCGCCAACAGCGAAAATTCATTACTACAGATGCTCAGGCAATACCCTGACTATCTGAAAAACAGCAGCGACAATTTACACGATATTTGCCTGACTTTAATAAACTGCCGCAATCATTATAAATTTCGCTGCGCTATTTTGGCGAAGGATAAACAGGAACTCGTCCAGGCGATTGAATCAACCCACTGTCCGATAGAAAAAGTGACTGTCAAAAAGGACCGGCTGATTCTTGATACGCCGAAAGCCATTTATCAGCAATTTATGGCCGGCCATAATATTAAAACCTCAGAAGATATTGCTTATAATAAGGTTAATCTTCCGTTGTATTGCTTCGACAAAAAACATTTTTACCATGAACCGCATGCGGTTGAAGCGATTGCCCCCCAACTATCGGCAAAAGATGAACCGATTGCCATTATTGGCATGAGTTGCCGTTTCCCCAAAGCGCCCAATCTGAGTGAATTTCTTAGCCTTCTCGAGCAGGGTATAAGCGGGATGGATTTCATTCCATTAGATCGCTGGGATAATGACAAATTTTACGATCCAAATATTGAGACCCCGGGGAAACTCTACGTTAAGCAGCTTGGCTTACTCGATAATATTAAACAGTTTGATGCCAATTTTTTTAATATCAGCCCTCGCGAAGCCAAGTTCATGTCGCCGCAATTGCGTATTTTTATGGAATGCAGCTACCATGCACTGGAACATGCCAATCTCTCTCCTGACCTAATCAAAAACAGCAAAACTGGAGTATTCGTAGGGATTGGCACCAATGAATACCCGCGAATTATGGAAAATTCTGGCCTTGAGCTCGAAGATTTAAACATCTATTTCGCAACAGGCAATGTCTTGAATGCACTGGCTGGCCGAGTCGCTTATGCCTTTGATTTACATGGTCCGGTTCAAGTGGTTGATACCGCCTGCTCTTCTTCAATGACTGCTATCCATAATGCCTGTCTTAGCTTACAGGCGGGCGACTGCAGCATGGCGATTGCAGGAGGTGTTAACGTCATATTAACCCCTAACTCTAATATTACCTTGTCCAAAGCTAAAATGCTGTCTCCTGATAGCCGCTGTAAAACCTTTAGCGAGGATGCCGATGGCTATGCGCGAAGTGAAGGCTGTGGGGTGATAATTTTAAAACCCTTACAAGCAGCGCTGAAGGACAAGGATACTATTCTGGCGGTGATTAAGGGCACTGCCATTAACAGCAGCGGTAAAAGTAGCGGATTTACGGTTCCCAATGGCATTGCTCAGGAAGAGGTTATTCGTCGTGCGCTGGCCAAGGCAAAACTTAATCCAGAAGCGATTGATTACATTGAAGCCCATGGAACCGGCACCCCCCTGGCTGATCCCATTGAAATGAATACCCTGACAAGAGTCTTTTCCTCTTCACACAGTCAGGCGCATCCGCTGTATGTGAGTTCGGTTAAAACCAATATAGGTCATAGCGAAAGTGCATCCGGTGTGGCTGGAGTCATTAAAACCGTCTTGAGTTTACAAAATGAACGTCTGTTTAAGCATTTAAACTTTAAGAAGCTTAACCCTGAAATTGAACTTAAGAATACCGTTATTCCATTAGAAACTATCCATTGGCCTGACACGTCGGATTTAAAACGGGCAGGTGTCAGCTCTTTTGGGTTTAGCGGCGCGAATGCACACGCAGTGATTGAGCAAGCGCCGGAACGCGCTGTTGAAAAAAGAGCGTTTTCCCAGGAATTTCTCTTGATTTTATCCGCTAAAAGCCAGAAGTCGCTGGAATTACTGATTGCTCGCTATGAGCAATATTTATCGGATACTGGAGATGAGTTTGCGGATATTTGTTACACGGCAGCCACTTGCCGCGGTCACTATCTATTCAGAACAATTCTTCGCGCAAGTACAGCTGCACAAGCGGCAAGCCTTATCAGAAAAGGTCTTTACCTGATTTATCCGCTTAAAAAAGAGGAAAGAATTTACTCTCAACCGCTCAGCCTGGATGAACTGCAAACGGCTTGGCAGGAAGGCTCAACCTTCGACTGGCAAGCGTATTACCAATCACTGAACCTTCGATTTGAAAAGGTCAATTTACCGCTTTATGAGTTTGATCGGCAGGAATACTGGTTTGAGAATAAGAGCACGTCAACAGACACAGCAATTCCTGATGACTGGTGTTTTCAACTGCAATGGCAGACCCAGGCCCTTAATACACAGAATACCGGTCGGGACCGCAAACGCTGGCTTTTGATAGGAGCCTCTGAATTAGCCGCCGGTTTTAAAAACCAGGACTTAAGTATCATTAAACCTGAAGAAAATTACTCTCTGAAAAACCTGGATGGGGTTATTTTCGCTGCAAGCCTGCGGTCGGTCCCAATGGATGACATAGATACGCTATTAGAATTCCAGAAAAACAACCTTAAACAGCTCCTGAATTTAGTCAAAGAACTTGACGCAAAGCATGTTGACTTAAAATTAATTGTGCTCAGTCATAATGGCATTGCAGAATTTGCAGGCACTCCCAATTTGGGTAACAGCTCTCTTGCTGGCTTTTGCAAAACCCTCACCCTGGAATTACCGCAATTTGAGAGCATTCTTATCGATTTCGATGAACTGAATATCCCCCGGATAGTAGATGAAATTCATTATAATCACGGCGGCTCCTATGAACATATCGTTGCCTATCGTCAGGGAAAGCGTCTGATAAGCCGGCTAAAGAAAATACCCTTAACTGATGAAAAAACCCCTCTGAATCCAAAGGCTCGCTATCTGATTAGCGGCGGGCTGGGAGGCTTGGGTCTCATAAGCGCTCAGGCGCTGTTGGCAAGCGGCGCCAGGGAATTAATCTTGCTGGGTAGAAATCCTGAAAAACCAGGGATTGAAGAAAGACTTAAGACAATTCAGTTGAATTATCCCGACGCCCGTATTAAAACAATCAGTCTGGACATCACCGACAGCGAAAAACTCAAGCAATTGCTTATTGAGCTCAATAAAGATGGCCTGTTAAAAGGAATTATTCATGCCGCCGGGGCCGCGGTAAAAGCCTCAGTACTTGAACACCAGCATGCCGATGTCGATTATTTATTTTCCGCTAAAGTAGAAGGCAGCTGGAATCTGCATGAGCTAAGTCAGAACATCCAGCTGGATTTTTTTATCGGATACTCCTCTATCTCCTCCGTTTTCGGCAGCAATAAAGAATCGGTTTACAGCGCTACCAACAGTTTTCTGGATGCCTTAATGAGCTATCGGCGGCAGTTGGGATTGCCCGGTACCGCCATTCAATGGGGCCCCTGGGGGGAGGCCGGGATGTCAATCAAACGGGCTCGAGATCAGGGATTAAAAGAGTCTTTAATCAGCAATGCCCAAGGACAGGAATTTATCAGAACTCTGCTCCATAGCGGAGTAAAACAGCTTACAGTGATCTCGCCCAAATACCTGCAATTCATGCTCGATTTTGTGCATAAACCCCGCCCATTATTCTATCAGGCTTTAGCGGAATCACTTGAACAGGCAGCGGATGAAAAAGAACCCTCATCAGCAGGCGAACCCATCTACTCGTCCTGGCTGCAACACTATGTTCAATGCAGTGAGGATAAACGCCTGCAAAGCTGTAAAGCCCTGGTCACAGAAGTCTGCCGAGAAATTTTGGAAATTTCGGCACAGGAACCTCTTGATGAGGACGAAGGTTTTTTTGAAATCGGCTTTGACTCCTTGATGATGACCGAACTGGCAAGCTTGTTAAGGAAAAAGCTGGAGCCTTCGCTGAAACTTGCGGCGACCATCGGTTTTGATTATCCATCAATCAGCAAACTGGCTCAGTACATCCATAGCGAGCTGGGCGCTCAAACGATTGATCATTTGACTCAACCTGAGGTGAAACCGCAAGAGGATGATATCGCTATTATTGGCATGAGCTGCTCTTTTCCCAAAGCCGCGGACCTTGATGCCTTCGAAGCCCTGCTCGAGCAAGGCTTAAGCGGCATCCAGGATATTCCTGTTGAGCGCTGGGATAATCGAAAATACTATGATCCGAATCGGAATGCACCCGGTAAATCCTATGTCAGTAAAATGGGATTAATCGATAATATTAAAGGCTTTGATGCCAGTTTTTTTGGAATTAGCCCGCGTGAAGCCAAATTAATGGATCCCCAGCAGCGTCTTTTTCTGGAATGCAGTTATAAAGCACTGGAACATGCCAATTATCCCCCAGAATCCTTACGCGGCAGTTTAACCGGAGTCTTTGCGGGAGTAGGACCTAATGAATACTACGCAAGTCTTGAAAAATCCGGTTTTTCAAATGAAGAGCTCAGCACGTTTTCGATTACAGGAAATGTATTAAACCTGATTCCAGGACGGGTTGCCTATATTTTTGACTTCAAAGGCCCATCCTTAAGTATCGATACCTCCTGTTCCTCTGCGCTGGTGGCTATTCATTATGCCTGTACCAGCCTGAAAAACGGTGAAATCGACTATGCCCTGGCAGGCGGCGTCAATGTATTATTAATGCCCGAATCCAATGTCACCTTATGCAGGGCCAATGCATTATCGCCAGATGGCCAATGCAAGACTTTTGATGCCGAGGCCGATGGCTATGCCCGCGGCGAGGGTTGCGGCGTCCTCTTTCTCAAACGCTTGGCAGATGCGATCCGCGATAAAGACGCTATCTTGGCGGTGATTAAAGCGTCGGCAGTCAATAACGATGGGAAGGCAGCTGGTTTAACTGTGCCTAATGGCAAAAGCCAGGAAGCCGTGATGTTAAAAGCCCTGAAACAAACAGGTCTGAGCAGCGAGGACATTAGTTATATTGAGGCGCATGGTACAGGAACTCCTCTGGGTGATCCCATTGAAGTGCATGCCATTCATAACGTGTATGGCCAGGAACGCAGGGGTTCTTCCCTGTATCTTGGCAGTGTCAAGACAAACATCGGCCATCTCGAAGCGGCATCAGGCGTTGCCGGCATGATTAAAACCGTCATTGGCCTGCAAAACAAAAAAATTTATAAGCATCTGAATTTTAAGCATTTAAACCCGAACATCAAAGGTAGAAATCCTGATATTGCTTTGCAGACACTGGAGTGGATAAGCCCCGATCATTTAAGGTATGCAGGTGTTAATTCATTTGGCTTTAGCGGCACCAATGCCCATGTAATTCTTCAGGAATTCCCGGACAAAGCTCTTGTACGCGCTCCAAAAAGTTCTCAGTCATACGCTTTGATTTTGTCGGCAAAATCTCCCACTGCGCTTGAGAAGTTGGCTGAGCGCTATCAGCGGTTTCTGAAAACCACCTCAGCTCAATTCGGAGATATCTGCTTCACAGCGGCAACTTGCCGTGATCATTATGCCTATCGGCTGGTTTTGCTTGCCAAAGATCCTGTTGAGGCCGCTCAAAAGATTAGTGATGGACAACTGCTATACTCCTGGAAAAATCAGACCGAGCATTTGGAAGATACAACGGCCTTGTTGAAAAGCCTGTTACTCAATTATCTTCAAGGTAAAACCATCGATTGGGCTTCTTTTTATCATGAGCAAGGCGGTGATTTCATTAAGGTTAAATTGCCTCACTATTATTTTGAACGCGCTGAATACTGGGCGGACAAAAAAAATGACCGCGCATTGAATGTGGACCAAATTCACCCGCTTCTAGGGCAAATGCTGACACTTCCTGATAATGAATTTCTCTTTAATCAGAAAACCAACGCAGAATTTTCTGATTTTCTCGAGCAATATCAATTATTTGGCAAAGCCATTTTTCCCGCTGCGGCCAGTATCGAATGCGGCTTGTCAGCGGCTAAATTAATCTTCAAAGAGTCCGCTCTGTGTATCGAGCAGTTTAATATGGCCTCTTATCTGGCTATTGGCGAGGCTCTTGATTTGCAATTGCAGGTGAAACCAACTGACGACAATTCCTTTGAAATCAGACACTTCTCAAAGCAAAATGAGGAGTGGCAGTTATTTTCCACAATGAGCCTGCATTCCAGTGAGTCGGAAACTCCTGAGCAAATTGATATTGAGCATCTGAAATCCCAATACACTCAATCTTACCAGCCCGAACAGATTTATGAAAAATTTAAACAGCAATCGCTAAATTGCGGCAAGCTCTTTCAGGTATTGCAGGCAGTGTACATTAACTCAGACGGCCTGCTTGCAGAGATCCGCTTTGACAGGAGCAATTCTGGCTATTATTATCATCCTGCATTGCTGGATGGCATCATGCAATCGGCGAAATTTTTCTTAATTAGCGAAGGAAATTATCTTCCCTGCTCATTTGCACGGATGACCAGTTTTCAGGAAGCGCCGAAACATATTTGGGCGCATTTTGTCAGACAAAGCGACACTGCAGGAAAAGACCCCATTGTTAATATCAAATTGTATGATCATTCCGGTTTGCTGATTGCCCGCATAGAAGAACTTGTATTAAAGCCTGTTTCACGAAATGATTTGAATTTATACGAAGTAACGCTGCAAAATCTTTATGAAACTCAGTGGCAGCAATTGCCTCCGATACGCCCTGCTCAAGAATTGCCAGAGTATTTAGTGATTGCCAGTGATCCACAAAAAGCAGTACAACTTCTGGGCGATATTAAATACCGATTGTTTTCCAACATCAGTCAGCTTATGAATCCTGCAGATAAGAATATCATTTTCTTATATGAGCAAGGTCAGTTTTATGAGCTTGTCCATTGCTGCCAGCAGCTCTTTAAATCCCGCCCGCAAAGCTTCGTCCTGCTGACTGAAAACGCACATGCTATTCACGATGGCGAACAAGTAAATCCCTATCACAGTATGGCGAACGCCTTCTGGCGAAGCTTTAGAAATGAATGGGATTTCAGCCGCAATTTTACAGTGGATTTGGATGACAAGAGCGATCTATTGTCGGTTTTACCTTATCTGCTGAATCCTGGCGAGGAAAATCAGTTTACGCTGCGAGAAGGCGTGTATGTGCCCCGAATTAAAAGAAAAGAATTAGGCAGTCACATTGAACAGAAAGAACAGCTATTCGACAATCAAAGCAGTTGCCTGATTACTGGCGGCACCGGGGCACTGGCAGCCGATCTGATAGACTATCTCATCGAAAGAGGCGCCAAACATATTATTATAACCAGCAGAAGCCCCTGCCCGCCCGCGACAGAGAATTTAATTGAAACGGCCCGCCTCAAACAGGTTACTATCAGGCACTATCAGGCAGATGCCAGCAATTACCAGCAAATGGAAGCATTATTTCATAAAATTCAGCAAAAATACCCGCCATTGACTGCGGTATTTCATCTTGCGGGGATAGTACGAGATGGTTTAATTATCAATTTGAGCGATGAGGATCTACAAACGGTATTGAGTTCTAAAATGGACAGTGCTTTGATCCTGCATCAGCTCAGCCAATCGCTGCCCTTGAAATGGTTTATATTGTTTTCTTCCACTGCTTCCTTACTAGGCGCCCGCGGGCAGGCAAACTATGTCGCTGCCAATGGTTTCTTAGATGGCCTGGCTCATTTTCGCAAACAGCAGGGATTGCCGGCACTGTCCATCAACTGGGGTCCCTTTAATGCAAAGGGTATGACAGCGAAGCTTACTCCCGGCCTGCAGCAATTTGGCTTTATCCCGCTGGAAAAAGAAAATCTGAATGTTCTGGATTGCTTGCTAAATGCCGATTTAGCCCAAATAGCCGTTTGCCGTGTGCATTGGGACATTTATTTAAAACATTCGGCAAGGCAAGTCGAGCTATCGGATTTTGCTAAAAACAAAGCGCCCGTTCAATACTTTTTTAATGCCTTGCGTCAGAGAAGCCATGCCGAGCGCACTGGTCTTCTGAGTCGTGTATTATGTGAAATCACGGCCGATGTGTTAGCGCTGGATAACGCCGGACAAATTCGGGCTCAGAGCGCCCTGTTCTCACTTGGGGTTGACTCGCTGATGTCCATTGAAATTCGCAATCGTATTCATGATAAATTGCAATGCCCAAACCTGAGTATCCCGATTGAATATTTCATCAATGATCCCAGTATTGAAAAAATTGCCGAAAATATCTCTCAGGAATTGCAGCTTATTTATGAACAGAGTGATTCGCCTGCTGAGAATAGGCAATGGCTCAGAGAGGAAGTCCCTTTATGCGATTTCCAGTTTAGTTTCTGGTCAATGAATACACTGAATTATGGCTATAACACCTCAATGCAGTTGCAGCTTCACGGCAGGTTGAATAAAGATTATGTCAACCGTGCTCTGGATTTTGTTATTAATCAGCATGCGGCATTCTGGCTTCAGTTCAATCAATCAATTCCCACTCAGACTCTGAAAAAACGAGGCGAGTTCAGATTGATTTATAAAGATATATCTTTAAACAATGAGTCCAATCTGCTCAGCCAGGAATTTTACAACAACACCATGCGCCTTATTGAGCTTGATCATCCCCCATTGATTCGAGCCTATCTTTATAAACTGAATAATGACTTACATGAGCTTCATCTGGTACTACCGCATATCATCGTTGATGATGCATCCTGCGATATTGTATTTGCTGAATTCAGAGCTTGTTATGAGGCGCTTTTCCAGGGAAAATCGCTGGTTCCAAAACCTGAGAAAAAATCCTTTTTAGATTATGTTAAAAATAATAATTCTCAATATCAGAAGGATTTAGATAATAAAATTTCGTTTTGGCAGGAATACAATCAGGATTGCCATTACCTGTATTTCGGCGCTCATCATCACTTGCCAGACGCCGCAGTCTATCGGCCTCGGCACATGCATCACTACACAATCAATCCAGGGATAAGTTCAATCATTGAATGGCATGCAGCGAATAATCTGAATATCAGTTCGGGGCTTATTGCAATTTGTCAGATGGTATTTCATCAAATGAGCCAGCAGCAAAAAATTCCCATTATCCTCATTCATACTGGTCGTGAAGGCAGTCAATACAAATCCACTGTGGGTTTATTTTCAGAATATAAACGAATTAACTTAAGTCATGAGGATAATATTTCATTTATTGATCGCATCAAGTCGGTTGAAAATGAGCTTTTAAAAACTGCCCCTTTCCAGAGGTGTTCGTATTTTATTAAAAATACAGGGATTAATGGCTCTAACTTCTCAATAAGCAAGCA